TGAACAATTTTTCAAGATTCCATATCCTCTCTCCCAGCGGGTCAAGTGTCTCTTTCGTCCAGGTATTACCGGTGACATATGTAAGCCACTCGGCCATTTTGTCATCCCATTGGGGACCATGATAGATAATCCAGCACAATATGCCTGAATCGGCGGTTGCAAGATAATCCTGGTCTTTTTTTGTGAATTCCACAAAAAAGGCAGGGTCTTTTCTGCCTTCATAAAAAGGCATGGTTGACTTTGTATGGGCGGCTCCAGTATTGCAGGTAGCGTATTGGAGCCCCAGCGCATCAAAAGCCTGCGGATGCCAGGCCGGTATGCCCATACCCTTTATGCCCATGAAAAGTTCCGGATGCCCGTAATGTGACGCAAAGGCTATGCCGCCCTCTGCCATGAGAGCGCCTACACCCTGCTTATGCGCTATTTGTTTGAGAAGTTTGAACATATTTGTATTGCCGAATTCCAGGGCATAGCCAATGTCTTTTTCGGGCAAATGGCCTTCCTCAAAAAGTTCCATAGCACAGGAGATCATGGCGCCTGTTGTGATCGTGTCCATACCAAGCTCGTTGCAAAGATAATTGGCACGGCAAATATCATTCATGTCTCCGAGACCGCAATTCGCACCCAAAAGGGCCATAGTCTCGTGCTCAGGACCTTTGGCGGTATATGGATATTCGGGATCATTTATGCGGCTTCTCTTGCTGCAACCGAATGGACAGGAAAAGCATGCTTCATCGCGCACACGTATCAGATCACGAGTGACCTCCGGGTCTTCATACTTCACAAATGCCTCAGAGTATCCTTCCTTGAAATTATTGGTAGACTGGCTCTTGCTCGCATTTGCACGGCCCGGGAGCGACCAGGTCCCGTATCTGCGGCGTTTATAAAAGTCACCACTATCCCTGGCTTCCTTATAAAAGGCCCTGACTGCATTCCGGAAACCTTCAACGTCAGCTATATTGACCTGTCCTGTTCCGATTGAGGCTACTGCCTTGAGGTTTTTTGAACCCATGACTGCTCCGAGACCTGAACGTCCTGCAGCTCGTCCACCGTCAGACATAATGCATGCAAATCGCACAAGATTCTCTCCCGCAGGACCGATGTTGGCAATACCCATAGAGTTAAGAGCCCAGTTGTCGAGGTTATACTTTGATCTCAT
This sequence is a window from Pseudomonadota bacterium. Protein-coding genes within it:
- a CDS encoding aldehyde ferredoxin oxidoreductase family protein, producing the protein MFGWNGRILRIDLTKGSSRVEEMPTYLMQEYIGGRGMCDKIVFDEIDPLIDALSPENKLIFSTGPLTGSGAPSASRFIASAKSPLSNCVSSPCCGGYFGSNLKYSGYDLLIFEGKSPEPVYVTILNDRVEILPATMLWGKESYETEKMIREDMRSKYNLDNWALNSMGIANIGPAGENLVRFACIMSDGGRAAGRSGLGAVMGSKNLKAVASIGTGQVNIADVEGFRNAVRAFYKEARDSGDFYKRRRYGTWSLPGRANASKSQSTNNFKEGYSEAFVKYEDPEVTRDLIRVRDEACFSCPFGCSKRSRINDPEYPYTAKGPEHETMALLGANCGLGDMNDICRANYLCNELGMDTITTGAMISCAMELFEEGHLPEKDIGYALEFGNTNMFKLLKQIAHKQGVGALMAEGGIAFASHYGHPELFMGIKGMGIPAWHPQAFDALGLQYATCNTGAAHTKSTMPFYEGRKDPAFFVEFTKKDQDYLATADSGILCWIIYHGPQWDDKMAEWLTYVTGNTWTKETLDPLGERIWNLEKLFNMRAGVKEDTLPTRITKEPRVKNRVVPLDKLLLEYYKLRDWDEKGVPTKEKLKELGLEKEGAGVA